TCATCCATAACGCTCTCTACTCCCTAGTCAGTTCTCACCCCAACCACACAATATGCAAAAACTCCTTTCTTTCATGTGAAACCACAATCTTATCTCTCTTCTGCCACGTGTCACGTGGTTTCAACTATCAagatttctaatttttttttccaccccaaattaaaatatacaatattatatatactgtatatagataaaaaaattaaaataataacaaagcTACCCTCTTCTTATTATTGTTTATAAAAAGGACACGTAATTGTGTTGCCCCTCTATATTTAAGTCTCGCTCCCTCACCTTTTAATTCACCAACTGCaattgaaaaaaagaaaagaaaagacctATCTTTCTCCCGTCTCTGCTAGAATAGGAAAGAATGGAGACTATGAGCCTGGTTACTAAGAATACTAGCTGGTGGATGTTTACTTTGCCGGCTTTTCTAGGCTCCAAGACCCTTCTCGACGGCTACGTTTTGCTCTCTTTAGGCTTGGCTTTTATCACCGTTGGGCTCCTAACGTGGGCTTTCACCCCCGGTGGCCTTGCATGGAAGAACGGGAGGAGCCGGAGAGGCTTTACCGCCATTCCAGGACCTCGTGGGCTACCTATTTTCGGGAGCCTTTTCACTCTCAGCCTTGGCTTAGCTCATCGCTCCTTGGCTTACATGGCTTGGAGTCGAGCCAACACAAAGCTTTTGGCTCTCAGCCTAGGCTCCACCCCAATCGTGGTAGCTTTTGATCCTCATACTGCAAGAGAAATCCTGACCTCTCCTCATTTTGCTGACCGGCCACTCAAGCAGTCAGCTAAGAGTCTCATGTTCGGACGAGCCATCGGCTTCGCTCCAAACGGGACTTATTGGCGACTCCTTAGGAGGATCGCTTCATCGCACCTCTTCTCTCCCAGACGAATTTTAGCCCATGCATCCGGTCGTCAGCTAGAATGCACAGCCATGCTGCGTAACATAGCAAACGAGCAGTGGACAAACGGTGTGGTTTCCCTAAGGAAGCACCTCCAAGCTGCTTCCTTGAACAACATCATGGGCAGTGTGTTTGGCAAAAGATATGATCCGTCCAAAGATAGAGAAGAGCTAAATGAGCTCCAGGATATGGTAAGAGAAGGATTCGACCTATTGGGTGCTTTCAACTGGACTGACCACCTTCCATGGCTCAGTTATTTCTACGACCCTTTTCGTATAATTGAACGCTGCTCCAAACTCGTTCCCCGGGTCAGGAAACTAGTTCGGGCCATCATCGAAGAACATAGACTCCGAAGAAATAACAACCCCGGTGAGCTTCAAGATCATGGTGattttgttgatgtgctgctcTCTTTGGATGGGGAAGAGAAGCTTGAAGAGGATGACATGATCGCTGTGCTGTGGGTAAGTTTTTgaatttattatatattactaaTCATTAGAACGACCGAGGTTAGCTTGATATATACTGAGTATATATGGCTTGGCTTATGCAGGAAATGATTTTCAGAGGAACAGATACGACAGCTTTGTTGACTGAGTGGGTATTGGCCGAGTTGATTCTAAACCCTGATAAGCAAGAGAAGCTGCGAAGGGAAATTGACACCGCCTTCGGTGACGGAAGAGCCGTGACGGACGCCGAGTTGAGCAACTTGCCTTATTTACAGTCGGTGGTTAAGGAAACCTTGAGGGTGCACCCTCCAGGCCCACTACTCTCCTGGGCCAGGCTATCCACCTCGGATGTCCAGCTCAGCAACGGCATGCTGATCCCGGCCGACACAGTGGCCATGGTCAACATGTGGGCCATCACCCATGACCCGCACGTGTGGGAAGATCCACGTGCCTTCAGGCCCGAAAGGTTCATTGAGAGCGAGGGCGGCGCTGACGTGGACGTCCGTGGCTGCGATCTCCGTCTCGCTCCGTTCGGGGCGGGTCGCCGGGTATGCCCGGGAAAGAATCTGGGGCTCGTGACCGTTACCCTTTGGGTGGCTAATCTAGTTCGCCATTTCAAGTGGGTCCAGGACCCAATCCAGCCTGTTGATCTGGATGAGGTCCTGAAGCTATCTTGTGAAATGAAGCGTCCTTTGCATGGTGTGGCTCTTCAAGTGATGAAGCTTGCTTGAGTAGTAATGTGTGGTGTTGGTGTAGAATGAAGTAAGATTTGGTTTGAGTCGTCCATATATTAAtggatattattatttttagggGTTAGTATACCGGGTTCCTTGTTTAGTTCCTTATTAAGACGTATTTgtagtttttatatttttcaaattgtaatGGGCTGCTTGTTTAGGTTTAGGTACTAGGCATGAATGGCATGGTGCGCCATTCTATTTAATATCCTAGAGAGGTCTCCAGTTTTGGTGCGCCATTTTATTTAATATCCTAGAGAGGTCTCCAGTTTTGGTAACGGCTTTTGTTTGGAGAGCTCCTGCCACCTGCATTTGTGAATCATGTTATTATAGTGTTAATGTTTGCATCTAATATGTTCATTCCCatcttatatttaattatttgcaTGTTCATTTGCAGTCTTCTAATATTAGGGTTTTATTTTTAATGGAGCGTTCATTTCTTCCAGTATTATTCACaatgccattttttttattaactaaaGAAACGGTGAAATTGAAATGTCATTTGAGTTTATGAGTTATGCATAGGCTTTAATTGATAATAATAGTGATAATAAGGACATTGGCTTTCTAATCCGTAGTCAAATGGTATGGATCCGTTACTAGATATAAACTAGTTACTGAGTGTCCAAAGAAATGATCGTTGATCTTtcctaattattatttttttggcgGTAACGGTTGTGCATTGATTAACGTAATATTATTACGTAGATATATTAGCTTGATATATTTAATTGTACGAAGGTTATATGATTATGTATCAAAACAATATACctgatattatttatttgttgtaGTTGACAACACAAAACTGTAGTTAGTTTTAAaacctatattttgtaaaatggatcaaaatattAATCAATAATTTTAAATATGATCATAATATCCTTAGATTTTATAAGTTAATAAAAAAGATTGAtggttaattaaaaatataataatgttaaaactaattaaaattaaaaataagactaTTAACCTATTTCTCTCTTCTCACCCACGTTCCCATTTCTCCCACCCCATTTCAGATCTGGTGCTAAACCCAACAATTCTTGTGAGCCACCCACTTCCCACACACCTATTTCAGATCGGTCAACTGCCTTCTGTTAATTGCCGACACCAAGCCAAGTATTACCGTCAGAGATCTACCTGCGCCATCTACCGAAGGTCAATGATGCTCCTTCTTCGGCACGAGACGACAGTGAATTGTGTATCCACTTCACCTACACTCATCGGAGGTCATACCTTGGAGGAGATCCTTGTGGCTAACATCTCCCACGTGGTGAGGAGGATGGATTTCCAGCGAGAGTTGACTCCAGGGCACCTATGCAAGAAAGAGAGATGGTTTAGGAGAGAGACGATACATGGCAATTGAAGATAGACAGAGAAAGACATCTGAGTTGTTGAAAGAAAAAGGCAACCAAGTTGGTTCATCCTCTTCATACCAACAAATTTTTTGGTTTGAAGTTTTAGATAGAAACTGCTGTATAATGCTTAAATCTGGATTTCAAGGATGAATTGAAGAACatatattttgatttgaataTAGGTTTTGAAGTAAGAGCTCAGAACATCTTTTGCTTTAATTATTTGAATCTAGATATTGAATATTGATTTCAAGCATTTGAGTATTGTAATGTGATGTTTCATTCATATGGGATAGATTTTAGAATTTAGTTTTTGGTAAGATTTaggttttaattttgttttattttcatcaaaatgttttaagtttttaattaactaaaatctatttaaaaaagaataattagattttcaatttatttttatttttgtttaattaattaaattgtaaaaccaatggtattttagtcattgATATTATTTTCAACGAAATCGaatatatgatattatttttgatACATTTTGTAAAATACTaaattttaaatttcatttatcaagtCAAACAAAAACACCAAAATGATAATTAccattttttaattcttcttcTAGTTAGAAATGTGAATGAAATTTTGAAAGTTAACCCATATGcattatttgtaatctttatatTATCTCTAATATAAGATATAAATTTTGAGCCAAACTTAGCATAAAAAACGAGTTGATGGTATATTTGACTCAATATTTGTGATTGTGATCCAATACACAAGAtgcaaactaaaaaaaaattaactattcatttaatatttattgataatatacaaaaaaatatacaaaCGAATTGATGTTAGTCATTAATTGTTAACTAATAAATTAAtcacaatataataaataaaaaataatatttattattatgtcAAATTTGacttatattatattttttgctAAATTTTGTTCCTGGCATATTCTGTGTGGCACATTTTTTTAGCATGTATCACGTTTTAAAGCACTATTAGAGTAATACTTTTATTAAAATCAAAATatgataaatataataataaactaCTTGTTTGACACACCATTAAAAATGTTGTCAGTGTCTATTCTAAAATCACtcaaaaaatatcaataaatacattaaatataAATAACAGAAAAATAACCTGAAAAAAGGgaatataaataaatacattaaatatttataatattttttttgtcaGAAAATATccataatatataaaattaaagtcaaagaaagggaaataatttaaaattatgcatcaaagaaaatcaaatggagagATATTCCTTCGGTTTAATAAAACCTCATGTTGATTTGAATGATATTAGACATAAATACAAATaacttgaagaaaaaaaaaggagaattTCAGTCAACTCAAACTGTCCAATTGTTTGCAATTCATAATCACTACAAAAAAAAGATTATATAGCGAGAACATTATACCGATAACATGTCTTCGGTATAGACATTTCATATGCGCGGGACATTTTCGCGGTTCTGAATAGGTTTAGTTGCTATACCGagaacctataccgagaacatgttctcggtataaggTTTATAAATATCCCCCTCAGCCACGAAGCcctttctccttcctctctgGTTTCTCTAGGTTTTCTCCGAACCGTTCGCCTCCCTCTGCCGATTATCGCCGTTTTCCTCCATAAAACCTCGGTTTTAAGCCCCAAAATTGCCAAGGGTGAAGGAATTTCTGTGTATTTGTTGAAGGTatggtttatttattcattatatatatatatatttatgaaattgtataatgatattttctaatttttgtttgaaggttgggtattcggtttttgttggactatagagattgctagcaagatattgaaggcattggtaagttttttttaatttttctgtattttttttttaatttttgaataatttatgtttttttatataaataatataatattaattttaataaaaatctgaaataattatattagatagaatgtatttatttttaggttttcaaaataagtattagtgaaaatgatattaggaattagaaaattgttatatgattaattagtattttttttaaataaattctatgttgttttggtgaattttatgtgtattaaacatattagtaaacatattaaatatttgagtgttaatttgaaaattttggtggtaatgttagtatgttgttgtcgttaattttaattcttttgcttatgttagtagtaaaaattaagattttatgaatattgatgattaatttgttgttgttaatttttagtagaattttaatattttggttagaaaattgaataattaataaaatttagactaataattataaattatatagtcgtttaaaatgtatttgtaatgctctctgcatgatctgggtctggatattttttatgtattatttgcaggattttaaattttgggatagattaaaatatagtcgttatgctgccgaattttttatagaattgtaaaatttagagatattgtgaatattagtagaagtactcaataaaatttctaatttaataaatagtgaattgataagtaaaataatatattttaaaattaacattaaaaaaaattaacattaacattatgcaactaaattttaataaaaataaacattaattaaataatttaagtaataattaaatcctaaagtaaataaataaattttaaacaaatcttagaaattttgtttaaattaataaaactattcaataaagcataagtaaaatatgtaatttaataaatactaaattaatatgtaaaaaaataatatttgctAGTTCtgattaaaattaacaaatatattattagaaaaccattattaaaattaaatttaaaattaaaaaaattaaaattaatatttgttagttttaatcattattaaaattaaaattaaaaaaatatgtttttaataatatttgttagttgtttttaatttttctgtattttttatattttttttttcaatttttgaataatttatgtttttttatataaataatatattttaaaattaagattaaaaaaaattaacattaacattatgcaactaaattttaataaaaataaacattaattaaataatttaagtaataattaaatcctaaagtaaataaagaaattttaaacaaatcttagaaattttgtttaaattaataaaactattcaataaagcataagtaaaatatttaatttaataaatactaaattaatatgtaaaaaaataatatttgttagttctgattaaataaaattaacaaatatattattagaaaaccattattaaaattaaatttaaaattaaaaaaattaaatttaatatttgttagttttaatcattattaaaattaaaattaaaaaaaatatgtttttaataatatttgttagttgtttttaatttttctgtattttttttaattttttttttcaatttttgaataatttatatatttttttatataaataatatattttaaaattaagattaaaaaaaattaacattaacattatgcaactaaattttaataaaaataaacattaattaaataatttaagtaataattaaatcctaaagtaaataaagaaattttaaacaaatcttagaaattttgtttaaattaataaaactattcaataaagcataagtaaaatatttaatttaataaatactaaattaatatgtaaaatttaaataattttaataatatttacactgaaatatattatagttagatatcataaaacaacataattaacttcaaagagcataagacattaaaaaaacatatttaattttatttgtttttttctttggtaataagaaattattaccaaagatataatagtgttattatcacctagtgataatattatatttttttagtgttcatcacaagaagccttagacccgtttagagagggtgagtcattgaagactcttacatttgtctctctctgaattaggacacacacaaattgattgtaagtttgatgattagtgttccgtgcagtgctacattcatacaatgtcgatcgacaagagctggattaatttgacagatcgattatccgatgagtatgaggctggtgtgatggattttctccagagagctcggcagtgcgttgactcaaggggattggtgaaatgtccgtgtaggaggtgtgtcaacgttgaatttcagacgattgatgtattagaaaatgatctttttgtaaatggttttctacggaaatataccaattggcattggcatggagaggatgaaataataccaatgagagctcggatagatcaaaatgatgaagatgaaatgatggatgttctcaatgatcttatgcaaaatgacaatgacgaacaagcggagaatgagcgcggtcaagagatacctacaacagactacaggggtgggcaatattataacgatttgtttgctgagatcgaggctccattattccccgggtgtcaaaattacacatcattgaatttattaatatgagtctttcttatagtatgtggccggtagtgttgacgacatataacttgccaccatggttgtgcatgagagaaactaatttcatgttgagtttattaattccgggacctcattcgccaggaaaagattttgatgttttcttaagaccattgattgatgagttaaaagaattatgggtgactggtgtacagactcgagatgcagtcgatggcagtttcttcactcttcgggcagctttgatgtggactataaacgattacccagcaaggagtagcctttctggatggactggccaaggttatcatgcttgctctacttgcaatgtggcaacaccatctattcgtttacaaaagaaggttgccttttatggtcatagacattttttaccaatcaaacatgccattagaagggacaagaagacatatggtgtcgttgaaaaaagattaccaccaaagccattaaccatgcaagaaatgttcacacaaatgagttttatacctgattctcttcctggtaagcatgtcagttatggcggccaaaaaagaaagcgtacaaaagagcaagttggttggcggaaaaaaagtatattttttgagctcccatattgggccaacataatgttgcgacacaatctagatgttatgcatgttgagaaaaatgtgtgcgacagtttagtaggcacaatagttgggctggagaataagaccaaagacacagttagtgccagagtagacttggagaagatgaagatgagaccagagttacagctgaggaagttgaatggtcggatacaaaagcctgcggccaaattcactttcactgttgaagatcaccaaaagttttgtcgatttcttaaatcagtgaagtttccagatggttttggatctaacctaaggaaaaatgtgattgataatgacaataagatcactggtttgaaatcgcatgattgtcacatcattatgcaacgcctttttccagttggtgtgcatgcattcctagagaaatcgatgagtacaactattattgagttatgcactttcttgaagctcatttgtgcgagaactctaaaagtctcagatttagaaaaagtcaaaacttcaattgttgagattgtttgcaagttagaaaatattttcccacctgcttttttcgatatcatggtccatctactaatacatttactggaagaagcaatacttggaggaccggttcacatgaggtggatgtatccttttgaaaggtatatgaaaaaattgaagaattatgtccgtaataaagcacgtccagaggggtcaatagcagaaggatatgtggttgatgaggcattaacattttgctccatgtacttgaaaggtgttgagacaaagttcaatcgtccagaccgaaatgtagatgttggtccatcacttaaaatgatgtcggtctttcgatctcagggtcgtccaattggtaagaaatcattgacaattttggaagatgaagtgaagaaaatagCGGATTGGTATATTCTAAACAACTGCAATGAGATCTTGCCATATCTTTGGTATGTAATTAAAGTAGTTCATCAAttcattgcatgtttattataacacttattagtagctcttaaattagttgtttttgtttgttgcagagagcatagggaaattctacagactagaggtgttgaaaacctagaccaattacattgagaggaatttcctaattggttttataataagatttatcatcttcgacaaacaggatccttggaagtacatgaagaattaatctctttagcaaacggttcttcaactcgtgt
The genomic region above belongs to Humulus lupulus chromosome 1, drHumLupu1.1, whole genome shotgun sequence and contains:
- the LOC133803908 gene encoding cytochrome P450 78A7 — its product is METMSLVTKNTSWWMFTLPAFLGSKTLLDGYVLLSLGLAFITVGLLTWAFTPGGLAWKNGRSRRGFTAIPGPRGLPIFGSLFTLSLGLAHRSLAYMAWSRANTKLLALSLGSTPIVVAFDPHTAREILTSPHFADRPLKQSAKSLMFGRAIGFAPNGTYWRLLRRIASSHLFSPRRILAHASGRQLECTAMLRNIANEQWTNGVVSLRKHLQAASLNNIMGSVFGKRYDPSKDREELNELQDMVREGFDLLGAFNWTDHLPWLSYFYDPFRIIERCSKLVPRVRKLVRAIIEEHRLRRNNNPGELQDHGDFVDVLLSLDGEEKLEEDDMIAVLWEMIFRGTDTTALLTEWVLAELILNPDKQEKLRREIDTAFGDGRAVTDAELSNLPYLQSVVKETLRVHPPGPLLSWARLSTSDVQLSNGMLIPADTVAMVNMWAITHDPHVWEDPRAFRPERFIESEGGADVDVRGCDLRLAPFGAGRRVCPGKNLGLVTVTLWVANLVRHFKWVQDPIQPVDLDEVLKLSCEMKRPLHGVALQVMKLA